Proteins co-encoded in one Euleptes europaea isolate rEulEur1 chromosome 1, rEulEur1.hap1, whole genome shotgun sequence genomic window:
- the LOC130490911 gene encoding zinc finger protein 624-like: protein MRIIQEHPEGKRGNNCSLAEKTFQCESTLHPPCKIQGGEKAFKCWECGKNFANSLSLKVHQKSHVAEKLYKCSDCSNSFSNQLSLTEHQQIHTGEKPLEPLECGKHSSYREKLAKYQFIHSTQKLYKTEEEGKCFRQHKQLASQPSSCTGKKPYKCTECGKDFRCSSSLSLHHRIHTGEKPYKCLECGKSFRHSNGLASHRRLHSGEKPYKCLECGKSFTQRCSLTFHQRIHTGEKPYKCLECGKSFNHNSHFASHRRIHTGEKPYKCAECGKGFSQSSHRNIHQKRHKEEKPYECSECGRSFTLSEYLTNHQRIHTEEKPHKCSECGRTFRHSMSLKAHERIHTGEKPYKCLECGKSFRQASHLSQHRRIHTGEKPYTCLECGKSFRVSSGLASHQRTHTGEKPYQCLECQKCIGCGAGGEGGAGRRRARAVSQAERNRLQMSAAPSWIRVSTLQQMGRHRLKNSIPCNVLCAKMKRATMKPAQSLVSFEDVVVHFTVEEWALLNLDQRALYKDVMLENYENVTSLV from the exons ATGCGAATCATACAAGAGCATCCcgaaggaaagagagggaataATTGCTCTTTGGCTGAGAAAACATTCCAGTGTGAATCCACCCTTCATCCCCCTTGCAAAATCCAAGGAGGAGAGAAAGCATTCAAGTgctgggagtgtggaaagaactttgctaaCAGTCTCAGCCTTAAGGTGCATCAGAAATCCCACGTAGCAGAGAAGCTCTATAAATGCTCAGACTGTAGCAACAGTTTTTCTAACCAGTTGAGTCTTACTGAGCATCAgcaaattcacacaggggagaagccacttGAACCACTGGAATGTGGAAAGCATTCCAGTTACAGGGAAAAGCTTGCCAAATATCAATTCATTCACTCAACCCAGAAACTATATAAAACTGAGGAAGAAGGAAAGTGCTTCAGACAGCACAAGCAACTTGCATCACAACCAAGCAGCTGCACAGggaaaaaaccatataaatgtacGGAATGTGGAAAGGACTTCAGATGCAGCAGTTCACTGTCTCTAC ATcacagaatccacacaggagagaaaccatataaatgcctggagtgcggAAAGAGTTTTAGACACAGCAATGGCCTTGCTTCCCATCGAAGACTCcactcaggggagaaaccatataaatgcctggagtgtggaaagagctttactcAGAGATGTAGCTTAACCTttcatcaaagaatccacacgggggagaaaccatataagtgcttggaatgtgggaaaagtttcaatcATAATTCACACTTTGCTTCACATCGAAGgatccacacaggtgagaaaccgtataaatgtgccgagtgtggaaagggcttcagCCAGAGCTCACATCGCAATATACATCAAAAACGGCATAAAgaggagaaaccatatgaatgctcggagtgtggaaggAGCTTCACATTGAGCGAGTACTTAACCAACCATCAGAGAATACACACTGAGGAGAAGCCAcacaaatgctcagagtgtggaaggaCCTTCAGACACAGCATGAGTCTAAAGGCAcatgaaagaatccacacaggagagaagccatataaatgcctagagtgtggaaagagcttcaggcAGGCCTCACACCTTAGTCAACAccgaagaattcacacaggggagaagccttatacctgcttggaatgtgggaagagcttccgTGTGAGTTCAGGCCTTGCAAGTCATCAAAGaacccatacaggagagaaaccttatcaGTGCTTGGAGTGTCAAAAAT GCATTGGATGCGgggcaggaggggaagggggggctggcCGGCGAAGGGCCCGGGCTGTTTCCCAGGCCGAGAGGAACCGGCTGCAAATGTCAGCTGCCCCTTCCTGGATCCGAGTGAGCACCTTGCAGCAAATGGGGCGCCACAG GCTGAAGAACAGCATCCCATGTAACGTCCTCTGTGCCAAAATGAAAAGAGCAACCATGAAGCCAGCTCAG tCCCTGGTTTCGTTTGAGGACGTAGTGGTACATTTTACAGTGGAGGAATGGGCTTTGCTGAATCTGGACCAAAGGGCTCTGTACAAGGATGTCATGCTGGAGAATTACGAAAACGTGACCTCTCTAG TATAG